In Silene latifolia isolate original U9 population chromosome 3, ASM4854445v1, whole genome shotgun sequence, a single window of DNA contains:
- the LOC141646005 gene encoding uncharacterized protein LOC141646005 → MSEPSEEIANAMPAVPSQENPQPDPNYNFYLKMKPLRTLRRAIEALLDPTFKDDHGFGIVGVTNESLVISATNKDKNTTAALFLKSPGMIEFRNNAPPPPLLSVELWAPLDLISQGLPCNLDGDDDTVIISHVHGTNRLCFEFGTVPPTGYWVQIVEIHNATLFPYLMVLTATTVPVNDIREMIDCTLQTRDLVKIDWKPDFASFEIGSDNKWEYDYSQNEVREPTRLKNGDIYQAEFDWVYTSLMKKVCLLSDKVGVLFLAVPEQHVLFKFHMGEIADFKLIKKAVLEVRDMNTQAGDA, encoded by the exons ATGTCGGAACCTTCAGAAGAAATCGCAAACGCCATGCCTGCCGTTCCTTCACAAGAAAATCCACAACCTGATCCTAATTACAACTTTTACCTTAAAATGAAACCTCTTCGCACATTGAGGCGTGCAATTGAAGCTCTTCTTGATCCTACTTTCAAAGACGACCATGGGTTCGGGATCGTTGGGGTCACTAATGAAAGTCTCGTAATTTCTGCTACGAACAAAGATAAGAATACTACTGCCGCTCTATTTCTGAAGTCTCCTGGTATGATCGAGTTTCGGAACAACGCACCGCCGCCACCATTACTAAGTGTTGAATTGTGGGCTCCTTTGGATTTAATTTCGCAGGGTCTTCCTTGTAATCTTGATGGTGACGACGATACTGTCATTATTTCCCATGTTCATGGAACTAATCGACTTTGCTTTGAGTTTG GAACTGTACCACCTACTGGTTATTGGGTCCAAATCGTGGAAATTCATAATGCTACACTGTTTCCGTATTTGATGGTCCTCACTGCAACTACTGTACCTGTTAATGACATAAGGGAGATGATTGACTGTACGCTGCAGACCCGAGATCTAG TTAAGATTGATTGGAAGCCAGACTTTGCATCGTTTGAGATTGGAAGCGACAACAAATGGGAGTACGACTATAGCCAGAATGAG GTTAGAGAACCAACGAGGTTGAAAAACGGGGATATCTATCAGGCAGAGTTCGATTGGGTTTATACAAGCTTGATGAAGAAGGTGTGTTTACTAAGCGATAAAGTTGGTGTGCTCTTCCTGGCAGTTCCGGAGCAGCACGTCTTGTTTAAGTTCCACATGGGAGAAATAGCTGATTTCAAGTTAATAAAGAAGGCTGTTTTGGAGGTCCGTGACATGAACACACAAGCTGGGGATGCATGA
- the LOC141648869 gene encoding 70 kDa peptidyl-prolyl isomerase-like — MENNGDRMLGDFMDLQGSAPLFLAEVKDLKDKGNSLFRKNDFDSAAECYDEACKLLSLSLGDIGGEDIQSVSDLLVSLMSNMAACALKLEEYRAASGLCSMILNTFPRNVKALFRRAIAYMKLKRFSKAELDLVNALMVEPNNKDVLRELEVVKGHLLIKGNGKRVFGSCK, encoded by the coding sequence ATGGAGAATAATGGGGATAGGATGTTAGGCGACTTTATGGATTTGCAGGGGTCAGCTCCGTTATTTTTAGCGGAGGTAAAAGACCTTAAAGATAAGGGGAACAGTCTTTTTAGGAAAAATGATTTTGATAGTGCCGCGGAGTGTTATGATGAAGCTTGTAAATTACTTAGTTTGAGTTTGGGAGATATTGGAGGTGAAGATATTCAATCGGTATCTGACCTTCTTGTTTCTCTTATGTCTAATATGGCTGCATGTGCTCTGAAACTTGAGGAATACAGAGCTGCCTCGGGTTTATGCTCCATGATTTTGAACACATTCCCTCGTAATGTTAAGGCACTTTTTCGTCGGGCAATTGCTTATATGAAGTTGAAAAGATTTTCGAAAGCTGAATTGGATTTGGTTAATGCTTTAATGGTGGAACCAAATAATAAGGATGTGTTAAGGGAATTAGAGGTGGTAAAAGGTCATCTTCTCATAAAGGGAAATGGAAAAAGAGTCTTTGGAAGTTGCAAATGA